In one Verrucomicrobiales bacterium genomic region, the following are encoded:
- a CDS encoding response regulator, whose translation MEPNSSNHTLKILLVDDDRQEWVLLQDLLSTADSARYEIEWVPSFEQGVEAVLSTSAHCYAACLLDNRIGGRTGLEFLEAIQTKPRQFPVLLYTGQRSPTAEENALRAGAADYLIKGKLDVSSLDRAIRFAIERHRLISAAAAERARLASFGAEVGSALTRAGTPEQVLTPCVEAMIRFLPIQLAQIYVFSPQRGELTMTASEGVLASQPPPLAPAAVDFINGEAFLSCPATEDHRLADREWLVRHKMVSAVTYPLMLNEHLLGLIILYSKEVITRSAVEELGSVAPGIGAYLARLSLEAQIRRTQQLDCVGKMAAGLAHEFKNNLMVIRAHVERALEGCPESSITRDRLNLIVGVTEDATHLAQQLMLFARPQGNDAKPLDLNETLLRMRPMIQGAVDQRIGLTFTCAAKHSVIEADPGSLQQIVINLAVNARDAMPDGGTLVVRTDNIEVDTTRAATNPDAFVGRFVRLQVTDSGCGMSLETQARLFEPFFTTKGPGKGNGLGLATVFTIVRKHRGWIEVNSEVGKGTTFSLFLPECHAAIEEPDCCPCPANALEDRHRAVNGNLQTVLVVEDEPVLREAAEATLRNANFDVTVASSGQEALRIWQEHDGKFDVLLTDLSMPEGMTGMQLATQLVQANPRLKVILTSGYAPEMVEADRECRDALFLQKPYPPSLLPETVSKCLGI comes from the coding sequence ATGGAGCCCAACTCTTCCAATCACACGTTGAAGATCCTATTGGTCGATGACGATCGCCAGGAGTGGGTCCTGCTGCAGGATCTGCTCTCGACTGCCGATTCAGCCAGATACGAAATCGAGTGGGTGCCGAGCTTTGAGCAGGGTGTGGAAGCAGTTCTGTCGACGTCAGCTCACTGCTATGCCGCCTGCCTCCTCGACAATCGAATCGGAGGCCGCACTGGTTTGGAATTCTTGGAAGCAATCCAAACCAAGCCGCGCCAGTTTCCCGTCCTGCTGTACACCGGACAGCGATCGCCAACCGCTGAAGAGAATGCCTTACGGGCGGGAGCTGCCGACTACCTCATCAAGGGGAAGCTGGATGTTTCCAGTCTCGATCGAGCCATCCGATTCGCCATCGAACGTCATCGCCTGATCTCCGCCGCCGCTGCGGAACGAGCCCGCCTGGCGAGTTTCGGAGCGGAAGTCGGGAGCGCACTGACACGTGCCGGCACTCCCGAGCAGGTGCTCACCCCCTGCGTGGAAGCCATGATCCGCTTCCTCCCCATCCAACTGGCGCAGATCTATGTGTTCAGTCCGCAGCGAGGGGAGCTCACCATGACCGCCAGCGAAGGTGTGCTGGCCTCTCAGCCTCCACCACTCGCGCCCGCTGCCGTCGATTTCATCAATGGAGAAGCCTTTCTCAGCTGCCCCGCAACCGAGGACCACCGCTTGGCCGATCGGGAGTGGCTGGTCCGGCACAAGATGGTGAGCGCGGTCACTTATCCGCTGATGCTCAACGAGCACCTGCTCGGCCTGATCATTCTCTATTCCAAGGAGGTCATCACCCGCAGCGCGGTCGAGGAGCTGGGGTCAGTCGCGCCGGGCATTGGCGCTTATCTGGCTCGGCTTTCGCTGGAGGCACAGATCCGCCGAACGCAGCAACTGGACTGTGTTGGCAAGATGGCTGCCGGGCTAGCCCACGAGTTCAAGAACAATCTCATGGTAATCCGAGCGCATGTCGAACGTGCGCTCGAAGGATGTCCGGAATCCTCGATAACCAGAGATCGGCTCAACCTGATCGTCGGGGTTACCGAGGACGCGACGCATCTCGCTCAACAACTGATGCTGTTCGCTCGTCCTCAAGGCAACGACGCGAAACCCCTCGACCTCAACGAAACGCTCCTGCGCATGCGGCCCATGATACAGGGAGCGGTGGATCAGCGTATCGGTCTGACGTTCACCTGCGCCGCCAAGCATTCAGTGATCGAAGCGGATCCCGGCAGCTTGCAACAGATTGTCATCAACCTCGCCGTCAATGCGCGAGACGCGATGCCCGATGGCGGAACCCTGGTGGTGCGAACGGACAATATCGAAGTCGACACCACTCGTGCAGCCACGAACCCTGACGCGTTCGTAGGACGGTTCGTCCGTTTGCAGGTCACCGACAGCGGCTGCGGCATGTCACTCGAGACCCAAGCGCGGCTCTTCGAACCGTTCTTTACCACCAAGGGTCCGGGCAAAGGGAACGGACTGGGGCTGGCTACCGTCTTCACCATTGTCCGCAAACATCGAGGCTGGATCGAGGTGAATAGCGAGGTGGGCAAAGGCACGACCTTCAGCCTCTTTCTGCCGGAGTGCCATGCAGCCATCGAGGAACCCGACTGCTGTCCCTGCCCTGCGAATGCGCTCGAGGACCGTCATCGTGCCGTTAACGGCAACCTCCAAACCGTCCTGGTGGTCGAGGATGAACCGGTGCTGCGTGAAGCGGCGGAGGCAACGCTCAGGAATGCAAATTTTGACGTTACCGTGGCGTCATCCGGTCAGGAGGCCCTCCGTATCTGGCAGGAGCACGACGGCAAATTCGATGTGTTATTGACCGACTTATCCATGCCGGAAGGAATGACCGGCATGCAACTGGCAACCCAGCTGGTGCAGGCAAACCCACGTCTCAAAGTTATTTTGACCAGCGGTTACGCTCCCGAGATGGTGGAGGCGGATCGGGAATGTCGCGACGCCCTCTTCTTACAGAAGCCTTATCCCCCGAGTTTGCTGCCGGAGACCGTGAGCAAATGCCTCGGCATCTGA
- a CDS encoding non-canonical purine NTP pyrophosphatase — MKTLVIATRNAHKVAEIQALLLDRCRCVGLAGWGSRVPEAVEDQASFAGNAVKKALTVASWLATEVDVLTELGGASVVGVLADDSGLEVDALGGAPGVHSARFAALDDPSRTGNSPDSDNNAKLLRLLAEVPVDRRTGRFRCALAWIPAVTSSPASAPRLFEGACEGRITQAPSGQGGFGYDPLFVPAGQSLSFAELGSELKNQISHRAQALRLFRAVF; from the coding sequence ATGAAGACTCTGGTCATCGCGACGAGAAACGCCCACAAGGTTGCTGAGATTCAGGCCTTGTTGCTGGATCGATGTCGGTGTGTGGGCCTGGCAGGCTGGGGTTCTCGGGTGCCGGAGGCGGTGGAGGACCAGGCCTCCTTCGCGGGCAACGCCGTCAAGAAAGCGCTTACGGTCGCGTCCTGGCTAGCCACCGAGGTTGACGTTCTCACGGAGCTTGGCGGTGCGTCGGTGGTAGGAGTGCTAGCCGACGACTCCGGTTTGGAAGTCGATGCTCTCGGCGGTGCCCCTGGCGTCCATTCGGCGCGCTTTGCAGCGTTGGATGATCCCTCACGAACCGGTAACTCTCCCGATTCGGACAACAATGCCAAATTGCTCCGCCTGCTGGCGGAGGTTCCTGTCGATCGTCGGACTGGTCGGTTTCGGTGCGCCCTGGCTTGGATTCCGGCGGTGACTTCGTCGCCGGCCTCGGCTCCTCGGCTGTTTGAGGGGGCCTGTGAGGGGCGGATCACTCAGGCTCCCAGCGGGCAGGGTGGATTTGGTTACGATCCCTTGTTCGTTCCAGCGGGGCAGAGCCTGTCCTTCGCAGAGTTGGGCAGCGAGCTCAAGAACCAGATCAGCCATCGGGCTCAAGCACTCAGGCTGTTTCGGGCAGTTTTCTGA
- a CDS encoding DUF420 domain-containing protein has protein sequence MQVSDLPTLNASLNGCASVLLFLGYVFIRRGDKVSHQRCMMAAFVCSCVFLISYVTHKVLVRGVHTPLGATGAILLIYRAMLVSHIILAIAVVPLALTTIRRGLAGQNDRHRQIARITWPIWMYVSVTGVLIYFALYHWFPAKG, from the coding sequence ATGCAAGTCTCTGACCTTCCTACTTTAAACGCTTCACTCAACGGCTGCGCCTCCGTGCTGCTGTTCCTGGGTTACGTCTTTATTCGCCGGGGCGATAAGGTTTCGCATCAACGCTGCATGATGGCCGCCTTTGTGTGCTCTTGTGTTTTCCTCATTTCCTATGTGACTCACAAGGTTTTGGTCCGTGGGGTCCACACGCCCCTCGGTGCCACCGGAGCGATCCTGTTGATCTATCGGGCGATGTTGGTGAGCCACATCATCCTGGCCATCGCTGTGGTTCCGCTGGCTTTGACGACGATCCGGCGAGGCTTGGCTGGCCAGAACGATCGTCATCGTCAGATTGCGCGCATCACTTGGCCGATCTGGATGTATGTGTCGGTCACGGGGGTACTGATCTATTTCGCCCTTTACCACTGGTTTCCGGCCAAGGGGTGA
- a CDS encoding SCO family protein, translating into MSTSPTTEGKSPLRILVPGLIAMGALVLALVFLLQGRAAPLPVISQVTSFSLTNQVGKIVSLKDLQGKVWVANIIFTHCPGPCREMSKRMERLQSELARQPLVQLVSLTADPVVDTPEVLHRYGLSYRADPARWWFLTGPKADLIRLAVDELKLTVVDKEERLRQSVDDLFIHSTISVLVDKQGRLRAAVEALEPGATEKLRDLALQLLAE; encoded by the coding sequence TTGAGCACATCGCCCACAACCGAAGGGAAATCCCCTCTGCGGATCCTGGTGCCCGGGTTGATTGCCATGGGCGCCCTGGTGTTAGCTTTGGTGTTTCTGCTCCAAGGACGGGCTGCCCCTCTTCCGGTGATTTCCCAGGTCACCTCCTTCTCACTGACGAATCAGGTTGGTAAGATCGTTTCCTTGAAAGACCTGCAGGGGAAAGTCTGGGTCGCCAACATTATCTTCACGCATTGCCCTGGCCCGTGTCGCGAGATGTCCAAGCGTATGGAGCGTCTGCAATCGGAACTTGCTCGGCAACCCTTGGTTCAGCTGGTTTCCCTGACCGCGGACCCGGTCGTCGACACCCCGGAAGTGCTCCATCGCTACGGTTTGAGCTATCGTGCGGATCCAGCCCGATGGTGGTTCCTGACCGGTCCTAAAGCGGACTTGATCCGACTGGCGGTCGATGAACTTAAACTGACGGTGGTCGACAAGGAGGAGCGCTTGCGCCAATCGGTGGACGATCTGTTCATTCACAGCACCATTTCGGTGTTGGTTGACAAACAAGGACGCCTGCGTGCTGCGGTGGAGGCTTTAGAACCGGGAGCAACGGAGAAGCTCCGCGATCTAGCCCTTCAGTTGCTGGCGGAGTAA
- a CDS encoding cytochrome c oxidase subunit II, which produces MNNLLGLPVVTSEHGHDVDHMILLVHYLMGALFVGWAAYFIYVLIRFRSGANPKADYLGARSHASTYIEGVVALVEAVLLIGFAVPLWAKVVDGLPNEKEATVVRVIAQQFGWNNLYPGKDGIFRKQEMRLVNATDNPFGYVKDDPNGADDIQTLNDMTVPVNKPVLAYISSKDVIHSFKIIAMRVTQDAIPGMRVPTHFVPTQTGKYQINCAQLCGNGHASMALGFLNVVTEEDYVKWTAKNAGSGASTGGFE; this is translated from the coding sequence ATGAATAATCTCCTAGGACTCCCGGTTGTCACTTCTGAGCACGGTCACGACGTGGACCACATGATTCTGCTGGTCCATTATCTGATGGGCGCGCTTTTCGTGGGGTGGGCAGCCTACTTCATTTATGTGTTGATTCGCTTCCGGAGTGGAGCCAATCCCAAGGCTGATTACCTCGGTGCGCGCAGCCATGCATCCACCTACATTGAGGGAGTGGTGGCGTTGGTGGAAGCGGTCCTGTTGATTGGCTTCGCCGTTCCGCTTTGGGCTAAGGTGGTTGATGGTCTGCCCAACGAGAAGGAGGCCACGGTCGTTCGTGTGATCGCCCAGCAATTCGGTTGGAACAACCTGTATCCGGGTAAGGACGGCATCTTCCGCAAGCAGGAAATGCGGCTGGTCAATGCCACCGACAATCCGTTCGGATACGTTAAGGACGACCCGAACGGCGCGGATGACATCCAGACTTTGAATGATATGACGGTGCCGGTGAACAAGCCGGTGCTGGCTTACATCTCCTCGAAGGATGTTATTCATTCCTTCAAGATCATCGCCATGCGAGTGACGCAAGATGCGATTCCCGGAATGCGCGTTCCGACTCATTTCGTTCCCACCCAGACGGGTAAGTATCAGATCAACTGCGCACAGTTGTGTGGCAATGGCCATGCCAGCATGGCGTTGGGCTTCTTGAACGTCGTGACGGAAGAAGACTACGTCAAGTGGACTGCCAAGAACGCCGGCAGCGGTGCCAGCACGGGCGGCTTCGAGTAA
- a CDS encoding cytochrome C oxidase subunit IV family protein: MSDHSAHDVEKSIKKYWAIFFALIVGTVVTVGAYFIHIESFAMTVALALFIASVKAFLVAGYFMHLMDERKMIYGIMASTVFFFIALMGLTIWAMNDFPTNTQLR; this comes from the coding sequence ATGAGCGATCACAGTGCGCACGATGTCGAAAAATCGATTAAGAAGTATTGGGCTATATTCTTTGCCCTTATCGTAGGTACCGTTGTTACAGTCGGGGCTTATTTCATTCACATTGAATCGTTCGCGATGACGGTGGCTCTCGCACTCTTCATTGCATCGGTCAAAGCCTTTCTCGTGGCGGGCTATTTCATGCATTTGATGGATGAGCGGAAAATGATCTACGGGATCATGGCCTCCACCGTGTTTTTCTTCATCGCGTTGATGGGCTTGACCATCTGGGCCATGAACGATTTTCCTACCAACACTCAACTGCGCTAA
- a CDS encoding heme-copper oxidase subunit III — translation MEIPYTVEPRRDTGLYNAKVGIWLFLASEVMLFGALFSSYILLRVGADIGEWPQGLLNVPIGTVNTLVLISSSVTVVLGWAALKQGNFAKYRICQTITLLCACAFVGIKSYEYYDKFTHYQVITKDGKVFDGHLVSKNKDQVVLHGFEIDASKGKAAGVTAAHKASHGGHGKEIEIKTADIQKIGNYGPAHNTYTSIYFTLTGLHALHVIGGALVMGYILFPGAGMWKTEPERYTNRVEVSGLFWHFVDLVWIFLFPVLYLL, via the coding sequence ATGGAAATTCCATACACAGTAGAACCTCGTCGGGACACCGGACTCTACAACGCCAAGGTTGGGATCTGGTTGTTTCTGGCCTCGGAAGTCATGCTCTTCGGAGCTTTGTTCTCCTCTTACATTCTTCTCCGGGTGGGAGCGGATATTGGTGAGTGGCCGCAGGGATTGCTCAACGTTCCGATCGGGACGGTGAATACCCTGGTGCTGATTTCGTCCAGCGTGACGGTGGTGTTGGGTTGGGCGGCTTTGAAGCAAGGCAACTTCGCCAAGTATCGCATCTGCCAAACCATTACCCTGCTGTGTGCCTGTGCTTTCGTAGGTATCAAGTCCTACGAGTACTATGACAAGTTTACCCACTACCAGGTGATCACCAAAGACGGCAAAGTCTTCGACGGGCATCTGGTCTCTAAAAACAAAGACCAAGTGGTCCTGCATGGGTTCGAGATCGACGCCTCCAAGGGCAAAGCTGCGGGAGTCACGGCGGCTCATAAGGCAAGCCACGGTGGGCACGGCAAGGAAATCGAGATCAAGACCGCTGACATCCAGAAAATTGGGAACTACGGGCCGGCTCACAATACCTATACTTCGATTTACTTCACGTTGACGGGATTGCACGCGCTGCACGTCATCGGAGGAGCCTTGGTCATGGGGTATATCCTCTTTCCGGGGGCGGGTATGTGGAAGACCGAGCCTGAGCGGTATACCAATCGGGTTGAGGTTTCCGGTCTTTTCTGGCATTTTGTCGATTTGGTATGGATCTTCCTGTTCCCGGTTTTGTATCTCCTGTAA